The Nocardia arthritidis genome has a window encoding:
- a CDS encoding serine/threonine-protein kinase codes for MARPASPGVRATVESGPSPGDSLGGVAEVVERFTDAWRGADTPPPLLDYLPDSPAIRRVTLIELIKIDLANRWSRGTEPKRLADYVRELPELSTWPLPPDLIYEEFHLRRRAGGDVRVVDYTAAYPEQAQQLSEMLATDDYRSTLLNPGEPAGLDELEPGRTIDDFDLMTGLGRGAFARVFLARQRSMQRLVAVKISRDRGAEPQTLAQLDHDYIVRVFDQRVLPGRLRLLYMQYVPGGTLFTVLEKIRRTPQSERSGALLLATVDEVLAARGEIRPAESAARAELAALSWPETVAWLGRRIAVALDYAGHHGVLHRDVKPANVLLTAEALPKLADFNISFSGNVSGDSPVAYFGGSLAYMSPEQLAAVHPDRPATAADLDTRSDLYSLAVVLWELLTGTKPFGDEAADGGDRTALDGMLERRAAIPESLPYEQLPPDCPPALRRALTRALEPDPGRRWPSGADFAQQLDLCLDAHARDLVDPPPRSWRLRARLLMHPIMALAIGVPNALAILYSYNHIRTLIIDRLDAAAQRRFTEYAVTTYAICFALGVLASNVLIARLWSMTLGLRRGKTYDTATLARARADTLRLSARIELICLALWVLAGVLVPVSVELSGNHIPTGSYAHFFLTQLVCGAIAVAYPYFLVSWYAVRSVYPMFLPHGGPGRPDSVQLSQLDRRSTHFLAVAAAVPLLGVAGATFVPATDLPAVLVPVRVLGVGGALAFVGVYWVFRSLERDLAALRRIVRR; via the coding sequence ATGGCGCGTCCCGCATCGCCGGGTGTTCGGGCGACGGTGGAATCGGGTCCGTCGCCGGGCGATTCGCTGGGCGGGGTGGCCGAGGTCGTCGAACGGTTCACCGACGCGTGGCGCGGCGCGGATACGCCGCCGCCGCTGCTCGATTACCTCCCCGACTCCCCCGCGATCCGCCGGGTCACGCTGATCGAGCTCATCAAGATCGATCTGGCCAATCGGTGGTCGCGCGGAACCGAGCCGAAACGCCTCGCCGACTATGTCCGGGAGCTGCCCGAGCTGAGCACCTGGCCGCTGCCGCCGGATCTGATCTACGAGGAGTTCCATCTGCGCAGGCGGGCGGGCGGCGACGTCCGGGTCGTCGATTACACGGCCGCGTATCCGGAACAGGCGCAACAACTTTCGGAAATGCTGGCCACCGACGACTATCGGAGCACGCTGCTGAATCCGGGTGAGCCCGCCGGATTGGACGAGTTGGAGCCGGGCCGGACGATCGACGATTTCGACCTGATGACCGGGCTCGGCCGCGGCGCGTTCGCGCGGGTGTTCCTGGCGCGCCAGCGCTCCATGCAGCGGCTGGTGGCGGTGAAGATCTCCCGGGATCGCGGCGCCGAACCGCAGACGCTGGCCCAGCTGGACCACGACTATATCGTGCGGGTCTTCGATCAACGGGTACTGCCCGGGCGTCTCCGGCTGCTCTATATGCAGTACGTGCCGGGCGGCACGCTGTTCACCGTGCTCGAAAAGATAAGGCGCACACCACAATCCGAACGCAGTGGGGCGCTGCTGCTCGCCACCGTGGACGAGGTGCTGGCCGCGCGGGGCGAGATCCGTCCCGCCGAATCGGCGGCCCGCGCGGAGCTCGCGGCACTGTCCTGGCCGGAAACCGTCGCCTGGCTCGGCCGCCGGATCGCCGTCGCGCTCGACTACGCGGGGCACCACGGCGTGCTGCACCGCGACGTCAAACCGGCCAATGTGCTGCTCACCGCCGAGGCGCTGCCGAAACTCGCCGATTTCAATATCAGCTTCAGCGGCAATGTCTCCGGGGACAGCCCGGTGGCCTACTTCGGCGGTTCGCTGGCCTATATGTCGCCCGAGCAACTGGCGGCCGTGCATCCGGACCGGCCCGCCACCGCCGCCGATCTCGACACCCGAAGCGACCTGTACTCGCTGGCCGTGGTGCTGTGGGAATTGCTCACCGGCACAAAGCCGTTCGGCGACGAGGCGGCCGACGGCGGGGACCGCACCGCGCTCGACGGCATGCTCGAACGCCGCGCCGCCATCCCGGAATCCCTCCCCTACGAACAACTTCCGCCGGACTGCCCGCCCGCGCTGCGCCGGGCGCTCACCAGGGCGCTCGAACCGGATCCGGGGCGGCGCTGGCCGAGCGGCGCCGATTTCGCCCAGCAGCTCGACCTATGCCTGGACGCGCACGCCCGCGACCTGGTGGACCCGCCGCCGCGCAGCTGGCGGCTGCGCGCCCGCCTGCTCATGCACCCGATCATGGCGCTGGCCATCGGCGTGCCGAACGCGCTGGCGATCCTGTACTCCTACAACCATATCCGGACCCTGATCATCGACAGACTGGACGCGGCGGCGCAGCGCCGCTTCACCGAATACGCGGTCACCACCTACGCCATCTGCTTCGCCCTGGGCGTGCTGGCCTCGAACGTGCTCATCGCCAGGCTGTGGTCGATGACGCTCGGCCTGCGCCGCGGAAAGACATACGACACAGCGACTCTCGCACGGGCACGCGCGGACACCCTGCGATTGAGCGCGCGCATCGAGCTGATCTGCCTGGCGCTGTGGGTGCTGGCCGGGGTACTCGTTCCGGTGTCGGTCGAATTGTCCGGCAACCACATTCCCACGGGTTCGTACGCGCACTTCTTCCTCACCCAGCTCGTCTGCGGCGCGATCGCCGTCGCGTATCCGTACTTCCTGGTGAGCTGGTACGCGGTGCGTTCGGTGTATCCGATGTTCCTGCCGCACGGTGGTCCCGGCCGCCCCGATTCGGTCCAGCTGAGCCAATTGGACCGGCGCAGTACGCATTTCCTGGCCGTCGCCGCCGCGGTGCCGCTACTCGGCGTCGCGGGCGCCACCTTCGTGCCCGCGACCGACCTGCCCGCGGTGCTGGTGCCCGTGCGGGTGCTCGGGGTGGGCGGCGCGCTCGCCTTCGTCGGCGTCTACTGGGTATTCCGTTCGCTGGAACGGGATTTGGCCGCGCTGCGGCGGATCGTGCGACGCTGA
- a CDS encoding AAA family ATPase codes for MAGAVYLITGIQAAGKSTVAQALAERLPRSAHVRGDVFRRFVVNGRAEMSPDPTPDALAQLRLRYQLAARTADAYADNGFTAIVQDVALGEELAWFVDRIRTRPRYVVVLTPRAEEVARREMGRVKKAYGVFSVADLDTGLRDNTPRIGLWLDSSDSTVDETVDAILRDARPID; via the coding sequence ATGGCAGGCGCGGTATATCTCATCACCGGAATCCAAGCGGCCGGAAAGTCCACCGTCGCACAGGCTTTGGCCGAACGTCTGCCGCGCTCGGCACATGTGCGCGGTGATGTGTTCCGGCGTTTCGTGGTGAACGGCCGTGCGGAGATGTCCCCCGACCCGACCCCGGATGCGTTGGCGCAGCTGCGATTGCGCTACCAACTGGCGGCCCGAACCGCCGATGCCTACGCGGACAACGGGTTCACCGCGATCGTCCAGGACGTGGCGCTGGGCGAGGAACTGGCCTGGTTCGTCGACCGGATCCGAACCCGCCCCCGCTACGTCGTGGTACTCACGCCACGCGCGGAAGAGGTCGCACGCCGCGAGATGGGCCGAGTGAAGAAGGCATACGGTGTCTTCAGCGTCGCCGACCTCGACACCGGACTCCGCGACAACACCCCGCGAATCGGCTTATGGCTGGACAGTTCCGATTCGACGGTCGACGAAACGGTGGACGCGATCCTCCGCGACGCACGCCCGATCGATTGA
- a CDS encoding GNAT family N-acetyltransferase encodes MVDSAPELIRTDRLVLRKVADGDLPAMVEIHGDPAANVFRPDRARSVDESVELFRIWLRDWAEHGIGYWAVEVAPAGGIIGFGGLRVTVRDGERLLNLYYRFRPSAWGKGFASEMAAAAVSWAERAWPDHPVEIMTTTDNAPSRRVAEKLGFAIVRSVRQDGFTDVHMRRVGPESTHRP; translated from the coding sequence ATGGTGGACAGTGCGCCGGAATTGATACGTACCGACCGGTTGGTGCTGCGGAAGGTGGCGGACGGTGATCTGCCGGCGATGGTGGAGATTCACGGTGATCCGGCGGCCAACGTATTCCGGCCGGATCGGGCGCGATCCGTGGACGAATCCGTCGAGTTGTTCCGAATCTGGTTGCGCGACTGGGCCGAACACGGCATCGGGTATTGGGCGGTCGAAGTGGCCCCGGCGGGCGGGATCATCGGGTTCGGTGGATTGCGGGTCACCGTGCGGGACGGGGAGCGGCTGTTGAACCTCTACTATCGCTTCCGGCCGAGCGCATGGGGGAAGGGTTTCGCGTCGGAGATGGCGGCGGCCGCGGTGTCCTGGGCCGAGCGGGCGTGGCCGGATCACCCGGTCGAGATCATGACGACGACGGATAACGCGCCGTCGCGGCGGGTGGCGGAAAAGTTGGGTTTCGCCATCGTCCGATCGGTGCGACAGGACGGGTTCACCGACGTGCACATGCGACGAGTCGGGCCGGAGTCCACCCACCGTCCATAG
- a CDS encoding L-lactate permease, which translates to MYQQVLDPLAHSLAWSSLVAALPLLVLFALLGVLRWAAWIASLVALGTALIVAIWVYGMPVGQALLAGSEGAAFGFFPILWIVINAIWLYNMTVATGHFDVLRRSFAGLSDDQRVQAILIAFCFGALMEALAGFGTPVAVTAVMLIALGFAPMKSAVLALTANTAPVAFGAMATPIVTLGAVTGHSADTLGAMVGRQTPVLSVLVPLVLVFIVDRKNGIRQTWQVAVICGVCFALAQYATANFVSAPLADVVAALVSASAVVVFLRVRRTAAPATADPARVGAGAAVDIAPEAGAVAAADIAPGREAGAVPATEIAPDDLARRVQHPDSRREIARAYAPYLIIIAVFGLGQVGPIKTLLDHATRKFAWPGLHLFNAKGAQLGSVTFTLNILTSPGTQILVAGLLTMAALSVSIPKALRAYGATLRQLRWAIVTVLAVLALAYVMNASGQTITLGAWLAGAGGVFALLSPILGWLGTAVTGSDTSSNSLFGALQVAAADKAGLSQTLLAAANSSGGVLGKMISPQNLAIAAAAVGLPGKEGDIFRRVLGWSLLFLAGMCVLVVLQSTPVLSWMVP; encoded by the coding sequence ATGTATCAGCAAGTGCTCGATCCACTGGCCCATTCACTCGCGTGGAGTTCGCTCGTCGCGGCGCTGCCGCTACTGGTGCTCTTCGCGCTGCTCGGGGTGTTGCGGTGGGCCGCGTGGATCGCGTCGTTGGTGGCGCTGGGCACGGCGCTGATCGTCGCGATCTGGGTGTACGGAATGCCCGTCGGCCAGGCGCTGCTCGCCGGATCCGAGGGTGCGGCGTTCGGGTTCTTCCCGATTCTGTGGATCGTCATCAATGCGATCTGGCTGTACAACATGACCGTCGCCACCGGGCATTTCGATGTGCTGCGCCGATCGTTCGCCGGCCTCAGCGACGACCAGCGGGTGCAGGCCATCCTCATCGCGTTCTGCTTCGGCGCGCTGATGGAGGCGCTCGCGGGCTTCGGCACCCCGGTCGCGGTCACCGCCGTCATGTTGATCGCCCTCGGATTCGCGCCGATGAAGTCCGCCGTCCTCGCGCTAACCGCGAATACCGCGCCGGTCGCATTCGGCGCGATGGCGACGCCGATCGTCACGCTCGGCGCGGTGACCGGCCATTCCGCCGATACGCTCGGGGCGATGGTCGGACGGCAGACTCCGGTGTTGTCGGTGCTGGTTCCGCTGGTGCTCGTCTTCATCGTCGATCGCAAGAACGGGATACGGCAGACGTGGCAGGTGGCCGTGATCTGCGGTGTCTGCTTCGCGCTCGCGCAGTATGCGACAGCCAATTTCGTTTCGGCGCCGCTCGCCGATGTGGTCGCCGCCCTGGTCTCCGCGTCGGCCGTCGTCGTATTTCTCCGGGTGCGGCGCACCGCCGCGCCGGCGACAGCCGATCCGGCGCGGGTCGGCGCGGGCGCCGCGGTGGACATCGCGCCCGAAGCCGGTGCGGTCGCTGCCGCGGACATCGCGCCCGGACGAGAAGCCGGTGCAGTCCCTGCTACGGAGATCGCGCCGGATGACCTCGCGCGCCGCGTCCAACATCCCGATTCGCGGCGGGAGATCGCTCGCGCCTACGCGCCGTACCTCATCATCATCGCCGTCTTCGGTCTCGGGCAGGTCGGGCCGATCAAAACACTGCTCGATCACGCGACCCGCAAATTCGCCTGGCCCGGTCTACATCTGTTCAATGCCAAAGGCGCACAACTCGGTTCGGTCACCTTCACCCTGAATATCCTGACCTCACCCGGTACTCAGATACTGGTGGCGGGACTGCTGACCATGGCGGCGCTGTCGGTATCCATCCCGAAAGCGTTGCGGGCCTACGGCGCAACGCTGCGCCAACTCCGCTGGGCGATCGTGACGGTGCTGGCCGTCCTGGCCCTGGCCTACGTCATGAACGCCTCGGGCCAGACCATCACGCTCGGCGCCTGGCTCGCCGGAGCGGGCGGGGTGTTCGCACTGCTGTCGCCGATACTCGGCTGGCTCGGCACCGCCGTCACGGGATCGGACACCTCATCCAATTCGCTGTTCGGCGCGCTGCAGGTGGCCGCCGCCGACAAGGCGGGCCTGTCGCAGACGTTGCTGGCCGCCGCGAACAGCTCCGGTGGCGTTCTCGGCAAAATGATCTCACCGCAGAACCTGGCCATCGCGGCCGCCGCCGTCGGCTTACCGGGTAAGGAGGGCGACATATTCCGGCGGGTACTCGGCTGGAGCCTGCTGTTCCTGGCGGGCATGTGCGTGCTGGTCGTCCTCCAGTCGACCCCCGTCCTGTCCTGGATGGTGCCATGA
- a CDS encoding SDR family oxidoreductase, translated as MTKFGGKRCLITGAASGLGRCTALAVAVRGASVVLTDIADPGLQETAELVRATGATVHLAQAADVSDHDAVVDLAAKTHAELGNVDVVMNVAGIATWGSVDRLTHQQWRRTIDIDLMGPIHVIEEFVPPMIAAGKGGHLVNVSSAAGLFGLPWHAPYSAGKFGLRGVSEVLRFDLRRHRIGVSLVVPGAMATPMVDSVDIAGIDRSTVAVQRGISLFMRHAVTPEAAARTVVRGVERDRYLIYTSPDIRIGHLAQRYFPPAYNAAMRTMNWAMHRYIDQPAH; from the coding sequence ATGACGAAGTTCGGCGGTAAGCGCTGTTTGATCACCGGAGCGGCCAGCGGGCTCGGGCGCTGCACCGCGCTCGCGGTGGCGGTCAGGGGCGCCTCGGTGGTGCTCACCGATATCGCGGATCCGGGTCTGCAGGAAACCGCCGAGCTGGTGCGCGCGACCGGGGCCACCGTGCACCTCGCGCAGGCCGCCGACGTCAGCGATCACGACGCCGTCGTCGACCTGGCCGCCAAGACCCATGCCGAACTCGGCAATGTCGATGTGGTGATGAACGTCGCGGGCATCGCCACCTGGGGCTCGGTCGACCGGCTGACCCACCAGCAGTGGCGGCGCACCATCGATATCGATCTGATGGGCCCGATTCACGTGATCGAGGAATTCGTGCCGCCGATGATCGCCGCGGGCAAGGGCGGACATCTGGTCAACGTATCCTCGGCCGCGGGCCTTTTCGGGCTGCCGTGGCATGCGCCGTACAGCGCGGGCAAATTCGGGCTGCGCGGCGTCTCGGAGGTGCTGCGCTTCGATCTGCGCAGGCACCGCATCGGGGTGAGCCTGGTGGTGCCCGGCGCGATGGCGACGCCGATGGTCGACAGCGTCGACATCGCGGGCATCGACCGCTCCACCGTCGCCGTGCAGCGCGGCATCTCGCTGTTCATGCGGCACGCCGTCACCCCGGAGGCGGCCGCCCGCACGGTGGTCCGCGGCGTCGAACGCGACCGCTACCTCATCTACACCTCACCCGACATCCGCATCGGCCACCTGGCGCAACGGTATTTCCCGCCAGCCTACAACGCGGCGATGCGCACCATGAACTGGGCCATGCACCGCTATATCGATCAGCCCGCCCATTAA
- a CDS encoding AMP-binding protein, with translation MDPQTYSRMFQWVGVCERAETAGPHPLLLIRAGSRGEIALPPVHLAIGKEPETFELRCPSHGGFASVRLRGDHRQTKITVTYIGVGRVHEVIAGHGRDAVIAWTRAGLARMAAAAAGTPDSVLVNGEDSQAKLQVGIYKQLMTTGVVRSLRPDRGLKQLGGLAKWGFTLAGGYAAAAAYTPTRPAIVDGDATYTFAEVHERTHRLAGALAALGFGPQHAVGLLSRNRVAMVETMVAAGKLGVDTVLLNTGLSALQIEEVVERHSLAAIFVDDEYRSLIKYLTPEIHQFSTSRRTGAGPTTVEELIALDSPRFTRPPHPGRLIVLTSGTSGTPKSAKRPQPKGFGTIAALLSRIPFRMDETMLIPAPLFHTWGLSALQISTPIRATVVLPERFDAEDCLRLIAEQQVTSMIVVPVMVNRILDLPVHVRARYDTSSLRIVASCGAPLAGPVVQRFLDTFGDVLYNIYGSTEVSWATIADPADLRAAPTTAGRPPLGTKLAVLDQDLRPVPHGVTGRIFVSNHMLFDGYTDATPPTESAGMLDTGDLGYLDADDLLYVAGRDDEMIISGGENVFPRPVEEALAYLPQVSEVAVVGVPDTEYGQRLAAFVVTREGFGLDREMVCNYIRHRLSRFSVPRDVTFLDALPRNATGKILKRTLIQPG, from the coding sequence ATGGATCCGCAGACCTATTCGCGAATGTTCCAGTGGGTTGGTGTCTGTGAACGCGCGGAAACCGCAGGGCCGCATCCGCTGCTGTTGATCCGCGCCGGATCCAGAGGCGAAATCGCTTTGCCCCCGGTACATCTCGCCATCGGCAAAGAGCCGGAAACCTTCGAGCTACGGTGTCCGAGCCACGGCGGATTCGCCTCGGTCCGGTTACGCGGTGACCATCGGCAGACCAAGATCACCGTCACCTATATCGGCGTCGGCCGGGTGCACGAGGTCATCGCGGGTCACGGTCGCGACGCCGTGATCGCCTGGACCCGTGCGGGTTTGGCCCGGATGGCGGCCGCCGCGGCGGGCACTCCGGATTCGGTGCTGGTGAACGGCGAGGATTCGCAGGCCAAGCTGCAGGTCGGCATCTACAAACAGCTGATGACCACCGGCGTGGTGCGCAGCCTGCGCCCCGATCGCGGGCTGAAACAGCTCGGCGGACTGGCCAAATGGGGTTTCACGCTGGCCGGCGGATACGCGGCCGCGGCGGCGTACACCCCGACGCGGCCCGCGATCGTCGACGGTGACGCCACCTACACCTTCGCCGAGGTGCACGAGCGGACGCATCGGCTCGCCGGTGCGCTCGCCGCACTGGGTTTCGGGCCCCAGCACGCCGTCGGCCTGCTATCCCGCAATCGGGTGGCAATGGTCGAAACCATGGTCGCCGCAGGGAAATTGGGTGTCGACACGGTATTGCTGAATACTGGACTGTCGGCGCTTCAGATTGAGGAGGTCGTCGAAAGGCATTCACTCGCCGCGATTTTCGTCGACGACGAATACCGTTCGTTGATCAAATATCTCACTCCGGAGATTCATCAATTCTCCACTTCCCGCCGCACCGGCGCCGGTCCGACAACGGTCGAGGAATTGATCGCGCTGGATTCCCCGCGGTTCACCCGGCCACCCCATCCCGGCAGGCTGATCGTGCTCACCTCCGGCACCAGCGGCACCCCGAAAAGCGCGAAACGCCCGCAGCCCAAGGGTTTCGGCACCATCGCCGCGCTGCTGTCCCGGATCCCGTTCCGGATGGACGAGACCATGCTCATCCCGGCGCCGCTGTTCCACACCTGGGGTCTGTCGGCGCTGCAGATCAGCACGCCGATCCGGGCCACCGTCGTGCTGCCGGAGCGATTCGACGCCGAGGACTGCCTGCGGCTGATCGCCGAACAGCAGGTGACCTCGATGATCGTGGTGCCGGTTATGGTCAACCGCATCCTGGATCTGCCGGTGCACGTGCGCGCCCGCTACGACACGTCCAGCCTGCGCATCGTCGCCAGTTGCGGTGCGCCGCTGGCCGGTCCGGTCGTGCAGCGGTTCCTCGACACCTTCGGTGACGTGCTCTACAACATCTACGGCTCCACCGAGGTGTCCTGGGCGACCATCGCGGACCCGGCCGACCTGCGCGCCGCGCCGACCACCGCGGGCCGCCCGCCGCTCGGCACCAAACTCGCCGTGCTGGACCAGGATCTGCGTCCGGTGCCGCACGGCGTCACCGGACGCATCTTCGTCAGCAACCACATGCTGTTCGACGGGTACACCGACGCGACACCGCCCACCGAATCGGCGGGCATGCTCGACACCGGCGATCTGGGCTATCTCGACGCGGACGATCTGCTGTACGTCGCGGGCCGCGACGACGAGATGATCATCTCCGGTGGCGAGAACGTTTTCCCGCGCCCGGTCGAGGAGGCGCTGGCGTATCTGCCGCAGGTCAGCGAGGTGGCGGTGGTCGGGGTGCCGGATACCGAATATGGTCAGCGGCTGGCTGCTTTCGTGGTGACCCGGGAGGGTTTCGGGCTGGACCGGGAGATGGTGTGCAATTACATCCGGCACCGGCTGAGCCGCTTCTCGGTGCCGCGCGACGTCACCTTCCTGGACGCGCTGCCCCGCAACGCCACCGGAAAGATACTGAAGCGCACGCTGATTCAGCCGGGTTGA
- a CDS encoding PP2C family protein-serine/threonine phosphatase, translating to MICPQCTAAVGRADRFCESCGHELAGSRIALPRHESGPPGSCRGCGATEYDADGYCLACGELRGAPDRFEADLGAVAVVTDRGIMHAHNEDAVAAAVLDDIALIVVADGVSTSEDPQAASGAAAGTGVEGARIALAEGKSAAEAAMAGLAAAAEAVRAVAVHDGQAPSCTYVSAIVRHGPDGVDITIANVGDSRAYWLRAEDADAPGNAPSQQLTVDDSWAQALVDAGALDAGSAMEDPRAHTLLRWLGADSGPKPWSDNCVRTLRTTGPGVLLVCSDGLWNYLPDPAALAAVATGVDPMSAARELVEFALRCGGSDNITVALAPVPWSAPSGEIS from the coding sequence GTGATCTGCCCGCAATGCACGGCCGCCGTCGGGCGCGCCGACCGTTTCTGCGAATCCTGCGGCCACGAGCTGGCCGGCAGCCGAATCGCCTTGCCGCGCCACGAATCCGGTCCGCCGGGATCGTGCCGGGGTTGTGGCGCGACGGAATACGATGCCGACGGCTACTGCCTGGCCTGCGGCGAGCTGCGTGGGGCGCCGGACCGTTTCGAGGCCGATCTCGGGGCGGTCGCGGTGGTGACCGATCGCGGAATCATGCACGCGCACAACGAGGATGCCGTCGCGGCCGCGGTACTCGACGATATCGCGCTGATCGTGGTCGCCGACGGGGTGTCCACTTCGGAGGATCCGCAGGCCGCCTCCGGTGCCGCCGCGGGCACCGGGGTGGAGGGCGCGCGAATCGCGCTGGCCGAGGGCAAATCCGCGGCCGAGGCCGCGATGGCCGGGCTCGCGGCCGCGGCCGAGGCGGTGCGCGCCGTCGCCGTGCACGACGGGCAGGCCCCCTCGTGCACCTACGTGTCGGCGATCGTGCGGCACGGGCCGGACGGCGTCGACATCACCATCGCGAATGTCGGTGACAGCCGGGCCTATTGGCTACGCGCCGAGGATGCGGACGCACCGGGCAACGCCCCGTCGCAGCAGCTCACCGTCGACGATTCGTGGGCGCAGGCCCTCGTCGACGCGGGCGCCCTCGACGCGGGCTCGGCCATGGAGGATCCGCGCGCGCACACCCTGCTGCGCTGGCTCGGCGCCGACTCGGGCCCGAAACCCTGGTCGGACAACTGCGTTCGCACCCTGCGCACCACGGGCCCCGGCGTGCTGCTGGTATGCAGCGACGGCCTGTGGAACTACCTGCCCGATCCCGCCGCGCTGGCCGCCGTCGCCACCGGGGTCGATCCGATGTCGGCCGCGCGCGAACTCGTCGAATTCGCACTGCGTTGCGGGGGCAGCGATAACATCACCGTCGCGCTCGCCCCCGTGCCGTGGTCCGCACCTTCAGGAGAAATATCATGA
- a CDS encoding vWA domain-containing protein: MNAAAGNGISVAIDQNEYLAAGHGTVDAVVTVEAGAELVAAGRPQQRLEILIMDCSGSMGAGGKFEGARRAVLAALDALPDGTHFAIVEGTALARLIFPTDVPSLPANADSRAAARRKLDKLRPTGGTAMGTWLGLSRQLAQKHPDAMVHAILLTDGKNEHEEPTRLAAEIELSQGYFTCDCRGVGTDWRVDELRAIATALHGTVDIVADPANLAADFAAMTQGSLAKAIPDLTLRVWTPAGATIRFVKQVAPTIEDLTGRRVDTGPQVGSTRSARGVRRTATITSRCRWSPRRRDAKSSPPE, translated from the coding sequence ATGAATGCTGCTGCCGGAAACGGTATTTCGGTCGCCATCGACCAGAACGAGTATCTCGCCGCCGGACACGGCACGGTGGACGCGGTGGTCACCGTCGAGGCGGGCGCCGAACTGGTCGCCGCGGGCAGGCCGCAGCAGCGGCTGGAGATCCTGATCATGGACTGCTCCGGATCCATGGGCGCCGGCGGCAAATTCGAGGGTGCGCGTCGGGCCGTGCTCGCCGCGCTCGACGCGCTGCCCGATGGCACGCATTTCGCCATAGTGGAGGGAACGGCGTTGGCGCGCTTGATCTTTCCGACCGATGTGCCGTCGCTGCCCGCCAATGCCGACTCGCGCGCCGCGGCCCGGCGCAAACTGGACAAGCTGCGGCCGACCGGCGGCACCGCCATGGGCACCTGGCTGGGGCTGTCGCGTCAGCTGGCGCAGAAACATCCGGACGCGATGGTGCACGCCATCCTGCTCACCGACGGCAAGAACGAGCACGAGGAACCCACCCGGCTGGCCGCCGAAATCGAGCTGTCCCAAGGATATTTCACCTGCGACTGCCGCGGCGTCGGCACCGACTGGCGGGTGGACGAGCTGCGTGCGATCGCCACCGCGCTGCACGGCACCGTCGATATCGTCGCCGATCCGGCGAATCTGGCCGCCGATTTCGCCGCCATGACGCAAGGTTCGCTGGCCAAGGCGATTCCGGATCTCACGCTGCGGGTCTGGACGCCCGCGGGCGCGACGATCCGCTTCGTCAAACAGGTCGCGCCGACCATCGAGGATCTGACCGGGCGCCGGGTGGACACCGGACCGCAGGTGGGGAGTACTCGCTCGGCGCGTGGGGTGCGGAGGACCGCGACTATCACGTCCAGGTGCAGGTGGAGCCCGCGGCGCCGGGACGCGAAAAGCTCGCCGCCAGAATAA
- a CDS encoding FHA domain-containing protein, whose product MESVTDPRLAPTVHAAEVVGAQAVPESGWVAIVTADREFYDRVIARKGPDADRVEFPAFYPERRITLRGGEILIGKRSVSQGLAPDIDLGIPPADAGVSRAHAMLRIDGEALTITDLGSTNGTSLNGSDELIPAKVPVLLRSGDRIHLGGWTTIVVSAEMR is encoded by the coding sequence GTGGAGTCGGTCACCGACCCCCGGCTCGCGCCCACCGTGCATGCGGCCGAAGTCGTTGGCGCGCAAGCTGTTCCGGAATCCGGATGGGTGGCGATCGTCACCGCCGACCGCGAGTTCTACGATCGAGTGATCGCGCGCAAGGGGCCCGATGCGGACCGGGTGGAGTTCCCGGCGTTCTATCCGGAGCGGCGGATCACGCTGCGGGGCGGTGAGATCCTGATCGGCAAGCGCAGCGTCTCACAGGGGTTGGCGCCGGATATCGACCTCGGCATCCCGCCCGCCGACGCGGGAGTCTCGCGCGCGCACGCGATGCTGCGGATCGACGGCGAGGCGCTCACCATCACCGACCTCGGTTCCACCAACGGCACCAGCCTCAACGGCAGCGACGAGCTGATCCCGGCGAAGGTGCCGGTGCTGCTGCGCAGCGGCGACCGGATCCACCTCGGCGGGTGGACCACCATCGTGGTGTCGGCCGAAATGCGATGA